The following is a genomic window from Bacteroidales bacterium.
GCCATACAGAATTTTCCGGTTACTGCTGTAACAGGGCCTCGCCAATGTGGTAAGTCAACTTTGGTCAAACATTTGTTAAACACTTATCCGGAAAGTATATATCTGGATTTGGAGAGACCATCAGATTTGCGTAAACTGGAAGACGCAGAATGGTTTTTAACTTCACAGAAGGAAAAACTGATATGTATAGATGAGATACAACGGCAACCTGAATTATTCCCACTGATCAGAAGTTTAGTCGATGAATGGGACAGACCCGGTTGTTTTTTAATACTTGGTTCGGCCTCTCGGGATTTGTTGAAACAAAGTTCAGAATCCCTGGCTGGTAGAATATCATATAAAAGACTGACCCCATTTCTTTGGGAAGAATTAGAGAATGATTATGCTATTGAGAGGTATTTTTCGGCAGGATCTTTTCCCCGTAGTTTGCTTGCAGATGATCATGAAATCTCTTTCGAATGGAGGGAGAGTTTTATTACGACTTTCTTAGAACGGGATCTATTGCAGTGGGCCGGATTTACCCCAACCACCATGAGGCGTTTGTTGCAAATGCTAGCCCATGTCAATGGACAAACGGCGAATTATTCCACTTTAGCCA
Proteins encoded in this region:
- a CDS encoding ATP-binding protein translates to MYIHRYLEPSVLKAIQNFPVTAVTGPRQCGKSTLVKHLLNTYPESIYLDLERPSDLRKLEDAEWFLTSQKEKLICIDEIQRQPELFPLIRSLVDEWDRPGCFLILGSASRDLLKQSSESLAGRISYKRLTPFLWEELENDYAIERYFSAGSFPRSLLADDHEISFEWRESFITTFLERDLLQWAGFTPTTMRRLLQMLAHVNGQTANYSTLATSLGVTSTTVKNYIDLLAGTYMVEIVPPYISNLGKRLVKSPKVYISDSGITAALLGLRSFEELSGHPAFGSIWEQIVLSNLKGLYPDAEFFHYRTTNGAEVDFVMKIKNTIFTIECKASYSPILSKGNYIAFEDVAPKHTFIVTPSPDSWSMKDKIDVVSLNELKNMIDHKI